The Nitrospira sp. genome contains a region encoding:
- a CDS encoding formylglycine-generating enzyme family protein: MLARSVLALVVALIGFNGTGSHAFAAEQAALPKEITGKDGAPLVLIPAGSYPMGVPAGDRDGGRDEYPRHVIEIDPFYIDKYEITNGRYLEFVKATSHRVPQNPKNPTRNLWEGVGIPASLADRPVINVDWADADAYCTWAGRRLPREAEWEKAAKGNNDWRFPWGNVEPTNGHLNFNQKWVGEKTLMPVGSYEKGKSPYGVYDMAGNVWEWVNDWYDGKYYEKSPAKNPPGPESGTKKVIRGAGWQNETPTVRIFTRVDSDPTMRNESTGFRCAADAQ; this comes from the coding sequence ATGTTGGCACGATCCGTCCTCGCATTGGTGGTGGCGCTCATCGGATTCAACGGCACGGGATCTCACGCATTCGCCGCAGAGCAGGCCGCTCTGCCCAAAGAAATCACGGGAAAAGACGGGGCGCCGCTCGTGCTCATCCCAGCAGGCTCCTACCCGATGGGGGTTCCGGCGGGCGACCGTGACGGCGGACGCGATGAATATCCCCGCCATGTGATCGAGATCGACCCCTTTTATATCGACAAGTATGAGATCACCAATGGGCGGTATTTGGAGTTTGTGAAGGCCACCAGTCACCGCGTGCCGCAAAATCCAAAAAATCCCACCCGGAATCTCTGGGAAGGGGTCGGCATTCCCGCCTCGCTCGCCGACCGTCCGGTGATCAATGTGGACTGGGCCGATGCCGATGCCTACTGCACATGGGCGGGCCGGCGGTTGCCGCGAGAAGCCGAATGGGAAAAGGCCGCCAAGGGCAACAACGACTGGCGCTTCCCATGGGGCAATGTCGAGCCCACCAACGGACATCTGAACTTCAATCAGAAGTGGGTCGGGGAAAAGACTTTGATGCCGGTAGGCAGTTACGAAAAAGGCAAAAGTCCCTACGGCGTGTATGACATGGCGGGCAATGTGTGGGAATGGGTCAACGACTGGTACGACGGGAAATATTATGAAAAGAGTCCCGCCAAGAATCCTCCCGGACCCGAGAGCGGCACGAAGAAGGTTATCCGCGGGGCCGGCTGGCAAAATGAGACCCCGACCGTTCGCATCTTCACTCGAGTCGATAGCGATCCGACCATGAGAAATGAATCGACGGGATTCCGCTGCGCGGCGGATGCTCAGTAA
- a CDS encoding uroporphyrinogen-III synthase yields MAEAKGFSGLTVASFESRMASDMARLIVRYGGTPLVAPALREIPLEDNSAALQFGEQLMREGLDVLVLMTGAGTTALFEILERHYAKRDIVTALKSTLLIARGPKPVAALKALGFQPTFTVPEPNTWMDVISTLDTHRPVQGLRVAVQEYGVSNRDLLEALKQRGAHVTPVPIYRWALPEDIGPLKEALRQILAGHVQVMLLTNAAQIDHVMQLAGQEEQAEPFKQACGRLVVASIGPTASERIRSHGLPVDFEPSHGKMGILVKETSEQVQRLLTIKRAI; encoded by the coding sequence ATGGCAGAAGCCAAAGGATTCTCGGGTCTCACCGTCGCGTCGTTTGAATCGCGCATGGCGTCGGACATGGCGAGACTGATCGTACGCTACGGGGGTACCCCCCTCGTGGCGCCGGCTCTGCGCGAAATCCCGCTGGAAGACAATTCGGCGGCGTTACAGTTTGGCGAACAGCTGATGAGAGAAGGGCTTGACGTGCTGGTGCTGATGACCGGCGCCGGCACTACCGCCCTCTTTGAGATTCTCGAACGTCACTATGCCAAACGCGACATTGTCACCGCGTTGAAGAGCACCCTTCTGATCGCCCGTGGCCCCAAACCGGTCGCCGCGCTGAAGGCGCTGGGATTCCAACCGACCTTCACCGTCCCTGAGCCCAATACCTGGATGGATGTCATCTCCACATTGGACACCCACCGGCCCGTACAAGGCTTGCGCGTGGCGGTGCAGGAATATGGAGTATCGAACCGCGACCTCTTAGAGGCCCTGAAGCAGCGGGGGGCACACGTCACTCCCGTGCCCATCTATCGCTGGGCACTCCCGGAAGACATCGGGCCGCTGAAAGAAGCCTTACGCCAGATTCTGGCGGGACACGTTCAGGTGATGTTGCTCACCAATGCCGCCCAGATCGATCATGTGATGCAACTGGCAGGACAGGAGGAACAGGCAGAGCCATTCAAGCAAGCCTGCGGGAGACTGGTCGTCGCCTCCATCGGCCCCACGGCCAGCGAACGCATCCGCAGCCATGGCTTGCCGGTGGACTTTGAGCCCTCGCACGGGAAAATGGGCATTCTCGTGAAGGAAACGAGCGAGCAGGTTCAGCGTCTGTTGACTATCAAACGAGCAATCTGA
- a CDS encoding polyisoprenoid-binding protein: MTKSIGRVLAMWCLGAGMVLGATVVQAETARYDVDLDHSIVEFKVAHMVVSKTTGHFKDYTGFIEMDPDAGTVKALEATIKTASVTTNHEKRDAHLRNPDFFDVEKYPTIVYKMKSYKKAGDGYLAVGDLTLHGVTKEITLEGTFNGVTKDPWGNTRAGFTAEGKVNRKDFGMVWNKALDSGGLVVGDEVFIKLDIECIKAKS, encoded by the coding sequence ATGACGAAATCGATCGGTCGTGTGCTCGCCATGTGGTGCCTTGGAGCAGGGATGGTGCTGGGAGCGACGGTTGTACAGGCTGAGACGGCCCGGTATGACGTCGACCTGGATCATTCAATCGTGGAGTTCAAGGTCGCCCACATGGTGGTGTCCAAGACGACCGGGCATTTCAAAGACTACACCGGCTTCATCGAAATGGATCCGGATGCCGGAACGGTGAAGGCGCTTGAAGCGACGATCAAGACGGCCTCGGTGACCACCAATCACGAAAAGCGTGACGCGCACCTGCGGAACCCCGACTTTTTCGATGTCGAGAAGTATCCGACTATTGTGTACAAGATGAAAAGTTACAAGAAGGCCGGTGACGGCTATCTCGCGGTGGGCGATTTGACCCTGCACGGTGTCACGAAGGAAATTACGCTGGAGGGCACGTTTAACGGCGTGACCAAGGATCCGTGGGGCAATACCCGCGCCGGATTTACGGCCGAAGGAAAGGTGAATCGCAAAGACTTCGGCATGGTGTGGAATAAAGCGCTTGATAGCGGGGGACTGGTGGTCGGCGACGAGGTGTTTATTAAGTTGGACATCGAATGTATTAAGGCAAAATCGTAG
- a CDS encoding TonB family protein, translated as MQYQLYTFCRGLVGGLALMLCVGSPVAVALAGPSTSSVSTAPKRWAQFDLVSTEPDGSVQAGKDVVLSITLGGVPPGTESVMAMIESNGFQSQTVSLSEEPTTAVYQGTVILEPNSTLKSRTTVHPKAVRVRVSFARAKITGLEEFLKRDVYVTLGDPPASDPEADVQPGPVAESPEADAAAVQKATEQVMAVNATIAEEDLLPLPPPGESKAYWKQVSDLISRNWSRQIRSIRRAPSSETVRVHFKMYASGVAQVIQLEKSSGARDVNDAGLQTIIHAQPFPPIPPDLGGDVVDVHVRMRTGAKVATQDVQIGVEKKPSKSASPPSPTPKDGAATSGSTKE; from the coding sequence ATGCAGTACCAGTTGTACACGTTCTGCAGAGGGCTGGTCGGCGGATTGGCGTTGATGCTCTGTGTCGGTAGCCCTGTGGCCGTCGCTCTGGCCGGTCCTTCCACCAGTTCCGTCTCGACAGCGCCGAAACGCTGGGCTCAGTTCGACTTGGTCAGCACCGAGCCTGACGGGTCCGTCCAGGCCGGGAAAGATGTGGTACTGAGCATCACCTTAGGCGGTGTGCCGCCCGGGACGGAATCCGTCATGGCCATGATCGAGTCCAACGGATTTCAGAGTCAGACGGTCTCCTTGAGCGAAGAGCCGACGACTGCCGTGTACCAGGGCACCGTGATTCTCGAACCGAATTCGACGTTGAAGAGCCGCACGACGGTGCATCCGAAGGCCGTACGCGTCAGAGTGTCGTTCGCACGCGCGAAGATCACGGGGCTGGAGGAGTTCTTGAAACGTGACGTCTACGTCACGCTGGGTGATCCGCCCGCCAGCGATCCGGAGGCCGATGTGCAACCGGGGCCGGTGGCTGAAAGTCCGGAGGCCGATGCCGCGGCCGTGCAAAAGGCGACGGAGCAGGTCATGGCCGTGAATGCGACGATTGCCGAGGAAGATTTGCTGCCCCTGCCCCCGCCCGGCGAATCGAAAGCCTATTGGAAGCAGGTCAGCGATTTGATCAGTCGGAACTGGAGCCGGCAAATCCGCTCAATCCGCCGCGCACCCAGCAGCGAAACGGTCCGGGTCCATTTTAAAATGTACGCCAGCGGCGTGGCCCAGGTGATTCAATTAGAAAAGAGTTCGGGGGCACGGGATGTCAACGATGCGGGATTGCAAACCATCATCCATGCCCAACCGTTCCCTCCGATTCCGCCGGATTTGGGTGGCGATGTCGTGGATGTGCATGTACGAATGAGAACGGGGGCGAAAGTCGCCACACAAGATGTGCAGATTGGTGTGGAAAAGAAGCCGTCCAAGTCTGCTTCGCCCCCATCCCCAACCCCGAAAGACGGAGCTGCGACAAGCGGCTCTACAAAGGAGTAG
- a CDS encoding SUMF1/EgtB/PvdO family nonheme iron enzyme, producing MARIRSLAVWVLGAALFGMSGSLYALDVADVVREWTPEGKKLAMERAKLPAHDEMIRIPAGEFLMGSEKRVDKNSYLAEFPQRKVYLDAYDIDKYEVTTIQFLKYVLAHNLAPLIDWQYDGGNFQETMVSHPVMHVSWFDAEAYCKWAGKRLPTEAEWEKAARGEDGRIYPWGNQMAGLSRANFGRTGLSGPVRDRPERLLLYPPIISVDKYDNAMSPYGLFQMAGNVAEWVADWYDPKYYAGAPDKNPKGPETGSQRSFRGGGWIDSTPSVRVAQRNGTDPNTKMNWMGFRCARDANEGTAAPTIEAK from the coding sequence ATGGCGCGTATACGAAGTTTGGCGGTATGGGTGTTGGGCGCGGCACTGTTCGGGATGAGCGGATCCCTCTATGCGCTCGATGTCGCCGATGTCGTCAGGGAATGGACGCCGGAAGGAAAGAAGCTGGCGATGGAGCGTGCCAAGTTGCCGGCGCATGACGAGATGATCCGTATCCCGGCCGGTGAATTCCTCATGGGAAGCGAGAAGAGGGTCGACAAGAACTCCTACCTGGCCGAGTTCCCTCAGCGGAAGGTGTATCTGGATGCCTATGATATCGACAAGTACGAAGTCACCACCATCCAGTTTTTGAAATATGTACTCGCCCACAACCTCGCGCCCTTGATCGATTGGCAGTACGACGGCGGAAATTTCCAGGAGACCATGGTCAGCCATCCGGTGATGCACGTCTCTTGGTTCGATGCGGAGGCGTACTGCAAATGGGCGGGGAAACGGCTGCCGACGGAGGCGGAGTGGGAAAAAGCCGCTCGCGGCGAAGATGGACGCATCTATCCCTGGGGCAACCAAATGGCGGGGCTCTCTCGCGCGAATTTCGGTCGGACTGGGCTGTCGGGGCCGGTGCGCGATCGGCCGGAACGGCTGCTGCTCTATCCGCCGATTATCTCAGTGGATAAGTATGACAATGCGATGAGCCCATACGGACTCTTTCAGATGGCGGGAAATGTGGCTGAATGGGTCGCGGATTGGTACGACCCGAAATACTATGCCGGTGCGCCGGACAAAAATCCAAAAGGCCCTGAAACCGGCAGTCAACGGAGCTTTCGCGGCGGTGGTTGGATCGACAGCACGCCCAGTGTTCGTGTCGCACAGCGCAACGGGACGGATCCCAACACCAAGATGAACTGGATGGGATTCCGCTGTGCGCGCGATGCCAACGAGGGGACGGCGGCCCCAACCATCGAGGCGAAATAA
- a CDS encoding glycine C-acetyltransferase, with product MAYTSLKQAAEQQLAEIRTAGLYKTERQLLSPQNTEIRVAQGDVINLCANNYLGLANHPEVKQAAQDGLAEFGYGMASVRFICGTQQLHKRLEQAISTFFGTADSILYSSCFDANGGLFDTLLDERDTIISDALNHASLIDGIRLCKAARLRYAHADMAELETRLAESADSRVRMIVTDGVFSMDGDLAKLDRIADLADRYNAAVIVDDSHATGVLGKGGRGTPDHFGVAERIDLITSTLGKALGGAAGGFTTGRKELIELLRQRSRPYLFSNSLPPVIAAAALQALTLVEQGEHLRTNLMEQASWLRSRLTALGFTLVPGHHPIIPVMLGDATLAAHMADRLLQGGIYVVGFSYPVVPKGQARIRLQLSAAHTRAQLERAVAAFATVGRELKVIG from the coding sequence ATGGCCTACACCTCTCTCAAGCAAGCCGCGGAGCAGCAGCTGGCAGAGATCCGCACCGCCGGTCTCTACAAAACCGAGCGGCAGCTTCTGAGTCCGCAGAACACTGAGATTCGTGTGGCGCAAGGCGACGTCATCAATCTCTGCGCCAACAACTACCTCGGCCTAGCGAATCATCCGGAAGTGAAACAAGCGGCCCAGGACGGCCTCGCGGAATTCGGCTACGGGATGGCGTCCGTGCGGTTCATCTGTGGGACGCAACAATTGCACAAGCGGTTGGAGCAGGCCATCAGCACGTTTTTCGGCACCGCCGACAGCATCCTCTACAGCTCTTGCTTTGATGCCAACGGCGGACTGTTCGACACACTGCTCGACGAACGGGACACCATCATCAGTGACGCCTTGAACCACGCCAGCCTGATCGACGGCATTCGTCTCTGTAAGGCCGCCCGCCTTCGATATGCCCACGCCGACATGGCTGAACTCGAAACGCGATTGGCCGAGTCGGCAGACAGCCGGGTGCGGATGATCGTCACGGATGGGGTGTTTTCAATGGACGGCGATCTGGCCAAGCTGGATCGCATTGCCGATCTGGCCGATCGCTACAATGCCGCGGTGATCGTGGACGATAGCCATGCGACGGGAGTCTTGGGAAAAGGCGGGCGCGGCACGCCTGATCATTTCGGGGTGGCCGAGCGGATCGACCTTATCACCAGCACATTGGGGAAGGCGTTGGGGGGCGCAGCCGGCGGTTTTACCACCGGGAGGAAAGAACTCATCGAACTCTTGCGGCAACGCTCACGCCCCTATCTCTTTTCAAACAGCCTGCCGCCGGTCATCGCTGCCGCTGCGTTACAAGCCCTGACGCTGGTCGAGCAAGGCGAGCATTTGCGCACCAACTTGATGGAGCAGGCCAGCTGGCTCCGGTCCCGGCTGACGGCCCTCGGCTTCACCCTCGTGCCCGGCCACCATCCGATCATTCCAGTCATGCTGGGAGACGCGACGCTGGCCGCACATATGGCCGACCGTCTGCTACAGGGAGGGATCTATGTGGTGGGGTTCAGTTATCCGGTGGTGCCCAAAGGGCAGGCGCGGATTCGCTTGCAACTCTCGGCCGCCCACACCCGCGCGCAGCTCGAACGGGCCGTCGCCGCCTTCGCCACCGTCGGCCGCGAACTCAAGGTCATCGGGTAA
- the tdh gene encoding L-threonine 3-dehydrogenase, which yields MRALVKTAAQPGLTHTERPDPTPGPTDAVIRVNATSLCGTDAHIYNWDAWAHSRIHPPRTIGHEMCGEVVAIGSDVTLVRVGDYVAAESHLTCGACFQCRTGQAHVCKNYRILGVDLDGSFAEFIVLPETVLWKTSPEIPPELACLQEPLGNAVDAALVEDLTGHTVLITGCGPTGLFAAAVARTAGAATIIATDVSDYRLGLAKQVGVDHVLNAGADRPEAIAAAIQDITSGEGVDASLEMSGHPTALHHAFRSVKNGGRVTLFGIPSGPVTFDLANEVIFKGVRVHGITGRRLFSTWYRLAGLFKAGLNIRPVLTHTFPLKDFAQGFELIKSGQCGKVVLFP from the coding sequence ATGCGCGCCCTCGTCAAAACTGCCGCCCAACCCGGCCTCACGCATACCGAACGTCCCGACCCCACGCCCGGCCCTACCGACGCCGTCATCCGGGTAAACGCCACGTCTCTCTGCGGAACCGATGCGCACATTTACAACTGGGATGCCTGGGCCCACAGCCGGATTCATCCGCCACGCACCATCGGCCATGAGATGTGTGGCGAGGTGGTCGCCATCGGGTCAGATGTCACCCTCGTCCGCGTCGGCGATTACGTGGCGGCGGAGTCGCACCTCACCTGCGGCGCCTGCTTTCAATGCCGAACCGGCCAAGCGCATGTCTGCAAGAACTATCGCATCCTCGGCGTCGATCTGGATGGCTCGTTCGCCGAATTCATCGTATTGCCCGAAACCGTCCTCTGGAAGACCTCGCCGGAGATTCCTCCGGAATTGGCCTGTCTACAGGAGCCGTTGGGGAACGCCGTCGATGCGGCGCTCGTCGAAGATTTAACCGGCCACACCGTCCTGATCACCGGCTGCGGCCCGACCGGCCTCTTCGCGGCCGCTGTCGCGCGCACGGCCGGAGCCGCCACCATTATCGCCACCGATGTCAGCGACTACCGTCTTGGCTTGGCCAAGCAAGTGGGGGTGGATCACGTCCTGAACGCAGGGGCTGACCGCCCCGAAGCCATTGCCGCCGCCATTCAGGACATCACCAGCGGCGAAGGCGTCGATGCGTCATTGGAGATGTCGGGGCACCCGACCGCGCTGCACCATGCTTTTCGATCCGTGAAAAACGGTGGCCGGGTCACCCTGTTCGGGATTCCCTCCGGGCCCGTCACCTTCGATCTTGCGAATGAAGTCATCTTCAAGGGCGTGCGCGTCCACGGCATCACCGGCCGCCGCCTCTTCAGCACTTGGTATCGCCTGGCCGGTTTGTTCAAAGCCGGTCTTAATATCCGTCCCGTCCTGACCCACACGTTCCCGCTCAAAGATTTTGCCCAAGGATTTGAATTGATCAAGTCCGGCCAATGCGGCAAAGTAGTGCTGTTTCCATAA